A portion of the Bombina bombina isolate aBomBom1 chromosome 11, aBomBom1.pri, whole genome shotgun sequence genome contains these proteins:
- the LOC128642155 gene encoding taste receptor type 2 member 9-like yields the protein MAVRLCDWNRRLTQSPGNQIQSCMALTNIVLQCIMTSDGFLVLFQPYLVFSTKVISARNLLLSFFANLSFWLTAWLCSFYCVTIVRFHHEVITSLKMRLPDVVPKLLLGTLLLSFSISVPTIWYIKFVTESTTSANLTGNYSAMTAFVFYHNSTFTSIFITIGCIMPLVITLTSIGFTVASLLRHVQQMKLNAPSLSAAQLEAHYRACRTMVLLVILYVTFNVTAIRFPFSNLSFEFFLIIWLILLLYPTVQAVILIMGSSELKGTLSQIIGCTR from the coding sequence ATGGCTGTGAGATTATGTGACTGGAACAGACGCCTGACCCAGAGCCCGGGCAATCAGATCCAGTCCTGTATGGCACTAACGAACATAGTGCTGCAATGTATAATGACAAGTGATGGGTTTTTAGTATTGTTTCAGCCTTACTTGGTATTTTCCACAAAGGTAATCTCAGCTAGAAATCTACTTTTATCTTTTTTTGCTAACCTCAGCTTCTGGCTCACAGCCTGGCTCTGCTCCTTCTACTGTGTGACCATCGTTCGCTTCCATCATGAAGTTATCACAAGTCTGAAGATGAGGCTCCCTGATGTGGTACCCAAGCTCCTACTGGGCACACTCTTATTGTCCTTTTCCATCAGTGTCCCTACTATTTGGTACATTAAGTTTGTCACTGAGAGCACAACAAGTGCAAATCTGACAGGGAACTACTCTGCAATGACTgcctttgtattttatcacaattcCACCTTTACGTCTATTTTCATTACCATTGGATGCATCATGCCGCTTGTTATAACCCTTACATCAATAGGGTTTACTGTGGCCTCTCTACTGAGACATGTTCAGCAAATGAAACTCAATGCTCCTAGTCTGAGCGCTGCCCAGCTGGAGGCGCATTACAGAGCATGTAGGACAATGGTACTTCTTGTCATTCTTTATGTGACTTTTAATGTGACTGCAATCAGATTCCCTTTCAGCAATTtatcttttgaattttttttaatcatttggcTCATCCTTCTGTTGTATCCTACAGTCCAGGCTGTTATTCTTATCATGGGGAGCTCCGAACTGAAAGGGACTTTGTCTCAAATTATTGGGTGTACCAGGTAG